From a region of the Takifugu flavidus isolate HTHZ2018 chromosome 18, ASM371156v2, whole genome shotgun sequence genome:
- the med25 gene encoding mediator of RNA polymerase II transcription subunit 25 isoform X4 produces the protein MVAASALMEASNKPGNNQVADVVFVIEGTANLGPYFESLRKNYILPAIEYFNGGPPAETDFGGDYGGTQYGLVVFNTVDCAPESYVQCHAPTSSAFEFVSWIDSIQFMGGGAESCSLIAEGLAVALQLFDDFKKMREQIGQTHKVCVLLCNSPPYLLPAVESVSYTGCTADNLVKIIRDRGIHFSVVAPRKLPALRALYERASSVGGAVESHPDYSQDPFHMVLVRGISLPVSSGGGPGPIKPVVPPQPLPSQPPPPINTAHSYQNAPPMTAAQVAAQMAVEAATIQKSRFPGMVGQGPQFPSQSAIPSPPVKINISTVTTGNQQIMPQPQIPPSQQQPVPPQAQPVPSQQPPPPPPPPQQPVPTQPAVPPAQPNMPGVPGPQGQPQVANKIVAWTGVLEWQEKPKASSMDSNTKLTRSLPCQVHVNQGENLNTDQWPQKLIMQLIPQQLLTTLGHLFRNSRMVQFLFTNKDMESLKGLYRIMTNGFAGCVHFSHTTSPCEVRVLMLLYSSKKKIFMGLIPNDQSGFVNGIRQVITNHKQVQQHRVAAQQLGAAGAPMQPGQVAPNQNFLNRPPGPIPVSHGNVQQQMSMRAAVPTNQQQQAGAPPNQVAQSGQAPPQGSILRLSNPGANPQLRSLLLSQQQPQGGVAHMQGMMPHQGLGQQMVHPTPGVGAQMQGQWRQPLGGQILMSGQRGAVPQGGMPQVSSVMEDEILMDLI, from the exons ATGGTGGCGGCCTCAGCACTCATGGAAGCATCCAACAAGCCTGGAAACAACCAGGTGGCCGATGTGGTGTTTGTCATCGAAGGCACCGCCAATCTTGGACCCTACTTTGAATCTCTGAGGAAAAATTACATCCTTCCTGCTATTGA ATATTTCAACGGAGGCCctccagcagaaactgattTTGGTGGAGAT TACGGAGGGACGCAGTATGGTCTGGTGGTCTTCAACACGGTGGACTGTGCTCCCGAGTCGTACGTCCAGTGCCACGCTCCAACCAGCTCAGCCTTTGAGTTTGTCTCCTGGATCGACAGCATCCa GTTCATGGGAGGTGGCGCAGAAAGCTGTAGCCTGATCGCAGAGGGGCTCGCCGTTGCCTTGCAGCTCTTTGATGACTTTAAGAAGATGAGAGAACAGAT aggtcagacccacaaggtgtgtgtgttgttgtgcaaCTCTCCTCCGTACCTGCTCCCTGCTGTGGAGAGCGTCAGCTACACCGGCTGCACGGCCGACAACCTGGTCAAAATCATCCGAGAC AGAGGAATTCACTTTTCTGTGGTGGCTCCACGGAAGCTGCCCGCCCTGAGGGCTTTGTATGAGCGGGCGTCTTCTGTTGGGGGTGCCGTTGAATCCCACCCAGACTACAGCCAAGACCCTTTCCACATGGTCCTGGTCAGAGGCATCTCGCTCCCTG TTTCCTCAGGTGGGGGCCCCGGACCCATAAAACCTGTTGTGCCTCCGCAGCCTCTTCcctcacagccccccccacccatcaacACAGCTCACTCTTATCAG AATGCCCCCCCCATGACTGCTGCTCAGGTGGCTGCACAGATGGCTGTGGAGGCAGCCACCATCCAGAAGAGCCGCT tccCAGGAATGGTCGGTCAGGGCCCGCAGTTCCCCAGCCAGTCGGCCATCCCGTCTCCCCCGGTCAAGATCAACATTTCAACAGTCACCACAGGAAACCAGCAAATCATGCCGCAGCCTCAAATCCCCCCCAGTCAGCAGCAGCCGGTTCCCCCCCAAGCTCAGCCGGTACCCAGtcagcagccgccgccgccgccgccgcctccgcaGCAGCCCGTTCCCACTCAACCCGCCGTTCCCCCTGCACAGCCCAACATG CCCGGCGTTCCTGGACCTCAAGGACAGCCTCAAGTGGCCAACAAGATCGTGGCCTGGACCGGCGTCCTGGAGTGGCAGGAG AAGCCTAAAGCCTCCTCCATGGATTCCAACACCAAACTGACGCGCTCTCTGCCGTGTCAGGTGCACGTGAACCAGGGGGAGAACCT GAACACGGACCAGTGGCCGCAGAAGCTCATCATGCAGCTGATTCCACAGCAGCTTCTG ACCACTTTAGGTCACTTGTTCAGGAACTCTCGAATGGTTCAGTTCCTCTTCACCAACAAAGACATGGAGTCGCTCAAAGGCCTCTACCGCATCATGACCAACGGTTTC GCCGGCTGCGTGCACTTCTCCCACACGACGTCGCCCTGCGAGGTGCgagtgctgatgctgctctacTCCTCCAAAAAGAAGATATTCATGGGCCTCATCCCCAACGATCAGAGCGGCTTTGTCAACGGCATCCGGCaggtcatcaccaaccacaagcaggtccagcagcacaGAGTGGCGGCG CAGCAGTTGGGGGCTGCGGGGGCTCCCATGCAGCCGGGTCAGGTGGCGCCCAACCAGAACTTCCTGAACAGACCCCCCGGTCCCATTCCCGTGTCCCACGGCAACGTCCAGCAGCAG ATGTCCATGAGAGCAGCCGTGCCGacaaaccaacagcagcaggctggcgCCCCCCCCAATCAGGTGGCACAGAGTGGACAAGCGCCCCCTCAGGGGTCCATCCTCCGCCTCTCCAACCCGGGGGCCAACCCGCAGCTGCgcagcctcctcctcagccagcagcagccg cagggcggcgtggcCCACATGCAGGGCATGATGCCCCACCAGGGCTTGGGCCAGCAGATGGTCCACCCGACGCCAGGAGTCGGCGCTCAGATGCAGGGCCAGTGGAGGCAGCCTTTGGGAG GTCAGATCCTGATGTCGGGTCAGCGAGGCGCCGTGCCGCAGGGCGGGATGCCCCAGGTCTCCAGCGTCATGGAGGACGAAATCCTCATGGACCTCATCTGA
- the med25 gene encoding mediator of RNA polymerase II transcription subunit 25 isoform X3 has translation MVAASALMEASNKPGNNQVADVVFVIEGTANLGPYFESLRKNYILPAIEYFNGGPPAETDFGGDYGGTQYGLVVFNTVDCAPESYVQCHAPTSSAFEFVSWIDSIQFMGGGAESCSLIAEGLAVALQLFDDFKKMREQIGQTHKVCVLLCNSPPYLLPAVESVSYTGCTADNLVKIIRDRGIHFSVVAPRKLPALRALYERASSVGGAVESHPDYSQDPFHMVLVRGISLPVSSGGGPGPIKPVVPPQPLPSQPPPPINTAHSYQNAPPMTAAQVAAQMAVEAATIQKSRFPGMVGQGPQFPSQSAIPSPPVKINISTVTTGNQQIMPQPQIPPSQQQPVPPQAQPVPSQQPPPPPPPPQQPVPTQPAVPPAQPNMPGVPGPQGQPQVANKIVAWTGVLEWQEKPKASSMDSNTKLTRSLPCQVHVNQGENLNTDQWPQKLIMQLIPQQLLTTLGHLFRNSRMVQFLFTNKDMESLKGLYRIMTNGFAGCVHFSHTTSPCEVRVLMLLYSSKKKIFMGLIPNDQSGFVNGIRQVITNHKQVQQHRVAAQQLGAAGAPMQPGQVAPNQNFLNRPPGPIPVSHGNVQQQPVVVGMPPVSQVSLMEEQQRQSSMMSMRAAVPTNQQQQAGAPPNQVAQSGQAPPQGSILRLSNPGANPQLRSLLLSQQQPGGVAHMQGMMPHQGLGQQMVHPTPGVGAQMQGQWRQPLGGQILMSGQRGAVPQGGMPQVSSVMEDEILMDLI, from the exons ATGGTGGCGGCCTCAGCACTCATGGAAGCATCCAACAAGCCTGGAAACAACCAGGTGGCCGATGTGGTGTTTGTCATCGAAGGCACCGCCAATCTTGGACCCTACTTTGAATCTCTGAGGAAAAATTACATCCTTCCTGCTATTGA ATATTTCAACGGAGGCCctccagcagaaactgattTTGGTGGAGAT TACGGAGGGACGCAGTATGGTCTGGTGGTCTTCAACACGGTGGACTGTGCTCCCGAGTCGTACGTCCAGTGCCACGCTCCAACCAGCTCAGCCTTTGAGTTTGTCTCCTGGATCGACAGCATCCa GTTCATGGGAGGTGGCGCAGAAAGCTGTAGCCTGATCGCAGAGGGGCTCGCCGTTGCCTTGCAGCTCTTTGATGACTTTAAGAAGATGAGAGAACAGAT aggtcagacccacaaggtgtgtgtgttgttgtgcaaCTCTCCTCCGTACCTGCTCCCTGCTGTGGAGAGCGTCAGCTACACCGGCTGCACGGCCGACAACCTGGTCAAAATCATCCGAGAC AGAGGAATTCACTTTTCTGTGGTGGCTCCACGGAAGCTGCCCGCCCTGAGGGCTTTGTATGAGCGGGCGTCTTCTGTTGGGGGTGCCGTTGAATCCCACCCAGACTACAGCCAAGACCCTTTCCACATGGTCCTGGTCAGAGGCATCTCGCTCCCTG TTTCCTCAGGTGGGGGCCCCGGACCCATAAAACCTGTTGTGCCTCCGCAGCCTCTTCcctcacagccccccccacccatcaacACAGCTCACTCTTATCAG AATGCCCCCCCCATGACTGCTGCTCAGGTGGCTGCACAGATGGCTGTGGAGGCAGCCACCATCCAGAAGAGCCGCT tccCAGGAATGGTCGGTCAGGGCCCGCAGTTCCCCAGCCAGTCGGCCATCCCGTCTCCCCCGGTCAAGATCAACATTTCAACAGTCACCACAGGAAACCAGCAAATCATGCCGCAGCCTCAAATCCCCCCCAGTCAGCAGCAGCCGGTTCCCCCCCAAGCTCAGCCGGTACCCAGtcagcagccgccgccgccgccgccgcctccgcaGCAGCCCGTTCCCACTCAACCCGCCGTTCCCCCTGCACAGCCCAACATG CCCGGCGTTCCTGGACCTCAAGGACAGCCTCAAGTGGCCAACAAGATCGTGGCCTGGACCGGCGTCCTGGAGTGGCAGGAG AAGCCTAAAGCCTCCTCCATGGATTCCAACACCAAACTGACGCGCTCTCTGCCGTGTCAGGTGCACGTGAACCAGGGGGAGAACCT GAACACGGACCAGTGGCCGCAGAAGCTCATCATGCAGCTGATTCCACAGCAGCTTCTG ACCACTTTAGGTCACTTGTTCAGGAACTCTCGAATGGTTCAGTTCCTCTTCACCAACAAAGACATGGAGTCGCTCAAAGGCCTCTACCGCATCATGACCAACGGTTTC GCCGGCTGCGTGCACTTCTCCCACACGACGTCGCCCTGCGAGGTGCgagtgctgatgctgctctacTCCTCCAAAAAGAAGATATTCATGGGCCTCATCCCCAACGATCAGAGCGGCTTTGTCAACGGCATCCGGCaggtcatcaccaaccacaagcaggtccagcagcacaGAGTGGCGGCG CAGCAGTTGGGGGCTGCGGGGGCTCCCATGCAGCCGGGTCAGGTGGCGCCCAACCAGAACTTCCTGAACAGACCCCCCGGTCCCATTCCCGTGTCCCACGGCAACGTCCAGCAGCAG cctgtggtGGTGGGCATGCCCCCCGTTAGTCAGGTCTCtctgatggaggagcagcagaggcagagcagcatg ATGTCCATGAGAGCAGCCGTGCCGacaaaccaacagcagcaggctggcgCCCCCCCCAATCAGGTGGCACAGAGTGGACAAGCGCCCCCTCAGGGGTCCATCCTCCGCCTCTCCAACCCGGGGGCCAACCCGCAGCTGCgcagcctcctcctcagccagcagcagccg ggcggcgtggcCCACATGCAGGGCATGATGCCCCACCAGGGCTTGGGCCAGCAGATGGTCCACCCGACGCCAGGAGTCGGCGCTCAGATGCAGGGCCAGTGGAGGCAGCCTTTGGGAG GTCAGATCCTGATGTCGGGTCAGCGAGGCGCCGTGCCGCAGGGCGGGATGCCCCAGGTCTCCAGCGTCATGGAGGACGAAATCCTCATGGACCTCATCTGA
- the med25 gene encoding mediator of RNA polymerase II transcription subunit 25 isoform X1 has translation MVAASALMEASNKPGNNQVADVVFVIEGTANLGPYFESLRKNYILPAIEYFNGGPPAETDFGGDYGGTQYGLVVFNTVDCAPESYVQCHAPTSSAFEFVSWIDSIQFMGGGAESCSLIAEGLAVALQLFDDFKKMREQIGQTHKVCVLLCNSPPYLLPAVESVSYTGCTADNLVKIIRDRGIHFSVVAPRKLPALRALYERASSVGGAVESHPDYSQDPFHMVLVRGISLPVSSGGGPGPIKPVVPPQPLPSQPPPPINTAHSYQNAPPMTAAQVAAQMAVEAATIQKSRFPGMVGQGPQFPSQSAIPSPPVKINISTVTTGNQQIMPQPQIPPSQQQPVPPQAQPVPSQQPPPPPPPPQQPVPTQPAVPPAQPNMPGVPGPQGQPQVANKIVAWTGVLEWQEKPKASSMDSNTKLTRSLPCQVHVNQGENLNTDQWPQKLIMQLIPQQLLTTLGHLFRNSRMVQFLFTNKDMESLKGLYRIMTNGFAGCVHFSHTTSPCEVRVLMLLYSSKKKIFMGLIPNDQSGFVNGIRQVITNHKQVQQHRVAAQQLGAAGAPMQPGQVAPNQNFLNRPPGPIPVSHGNVQQQPVVVGMPPVSQVSLMEEQQRQSSMMSMRAAVPTNQQQQAGAPPNQVAQSGQAPPQGSILRLSNPGANPQLRSLLLSQQQPQGGVAHMQGMMPHQGLGQQMVHPTPGVGAQMQGQWRQPLGGQILMSGQRGAVPQGGMPQVSSVMEDEILMDLI, from the exons ATGGTGGCGGCCTCAGCACTCATGGAAGCATCCAACAAGCCTGGAAACAACCAGGTGGCCGATGTGGTGTTTGTCATCGAAGGCACCGCCAATCTTGGACCCTACTTTGAATCTCTGAGGAAAAATTACATCCTTCCTGCTATTGA ATATTTCAACGGAGGCCctccagcagaaactgattTTGGTGGAGAT TACGGAGGGACGCAGTATGGTCTGGTGGTCTTCAACACGGTGGACTGTGCTCCCGAGTCGTACGTCCAGTGCCACGCTCCAACCAGCTCAGCCTTTGAGTTTGTCTCCTGGATCGACAGCATCCa GTTCATGGGAGGTGGCGCAGAAAGCTGTAGCCTGATCGCAGAGGGGCTCGCCGTTGCCTTGCAGCTCTTTGATGACTTTAAGAAGATGAGAGAACAGAT aggtcagacccacaaggtgtgtgtgttgttgtgcaaCTCTCCTCCGTACCTGCTCCCTGCTGTGGAGAGCGTCAGCTACACCGGCTGCACGGCCGACAACCTGGTCAAAATCATCCGAGAC AGAGGAATTCACTTTTCTGTGGTGGCTCCACGGAAGCTGCCCGCCCTGAGGGCTTTGTATGAGCGGGCGTCTTCTGTTGGGGGTGCCGTTGAATCCCACCCAGACTACAGCCAAGACCCTTTCCACATGGTCCTGGTCAGAGGCATCTCGCTCCCTG TTTCCTCAGGTGGGGGCCCCGGACCCATAAAACCTGTTGTGCCTCCGCAGCCTCTTCcctcacagccccccccacccatcaacACAGCTCACTCTTATCAG AATGCCCCCCCCATGACTGCTGCTCAGGTGGCTGCACAGATGGCTGTGGAGGCAGCCACCATCCAGAAGAGCCGCT tccCAGGAATGGTCGGTCAGGGCCCGCAGTTCCCCAGCCAGTCGGCCATCCCGTCTCCCCCGGTCAAGATCAACATTTCAACAGTCACCACAGGAAACCAGCAAATCATGCCGCAGCCTCAAATCCCCCCCAGTCAGCAGCAGCCGGTTCCCCCCCAAGCTCAGCCGGTACCCAGtcagcagccgccgccgccgccgccgcctccgcaGCAGCCCGTTCCCACTCAACCCGCCGTTCCCCCTGCACAGCCCAACATG CCCGGCGTTCCTGGACCTCAAGGACAGCCTCAAGTGGCCAACAAGATCGTGGCCTGGACCGGCGTCCTGGAGTGGCAGGAG AAGCCTAAAGCCTCCTCCATGGATTCCAACACCAAACTGACGCGCTCTCTGCCGTGTCAGGTGCACGTGAACCAGGGGGAGAACCT GAACACGGACCAGTGGCCGCAGAAGCTCATCATGCAGCTGATTCCACAGCAGCTTCTG ACCACTTTAGGTCACTTGTTCAGGAACTCTCGAATGGTTCAGTTCCTCTTCACCAACAAAGACATGGAGTCGCTCAAAGGCCTCTACCGCATCATGACCAACGGTTTC GCCGGCTGCGTGCACTTCTCCCACACGACGTCGCCCTGCGAGGTGCgagtgctgatgctgctctacTCCTCCAAAAAGAAGATATTCATGGGCCTCATCCCCAACGATCAGAGCGGCTTTGTCAACGGCATCCGGCaggtcatcaccaaccacaagcaggtccagcagcacaGAGTGGCGGCG CAGCAGTTGGGGGCTGCGGGGGCTCCCATGCAGCCGGGTCAGGTGGCGCCCAACCAGAACTTCCTGAACAGACCCCCCGGTCCCATTCCCGTGTCCCACGGCAACGTCCAGCAGCAG cctgtggtGGTGGGCATGCCCCCCGTTAGTCAGGTCTCtctgatggaggagcagcagaggcagagcagcatg ATGTCCATGAGAGCAGCCGTGCCGacaaaccaacagcagcaggctggcgCCCCCCCCAATCAGGTGGCACAGAGTGGACAAGCGCCCCCTCAGGGGTCCATCCTCCGCCTCTCCAACCCGGGGGCCAACCCGCAGCTGCgcagcctcctcctcagccagcagcagccg cagggcggcgtggcCCACATGCAGGGCATGATGCCCCACCAGGGCTTGGGCCAGCAGATGGTCCACCCGACGCCAGGAGTCGGCGCTCAGATGCAGGGCCAGTGGAGGCAGCCTTTGGGAG GTCAGATCCTGATGTCGGGTCAGCGAGGCGCCGTGCCGCAGGGCGGGATGCCCCAGGTCTCCAGCGTCATGGAGGACGAAATCCTCATGGACCTCATCTGA
- the med25 gene encoding mediator of RNA polymerase II transcription subunit 25 isoform X2 has product MVAASALMEASNKPGNNQVADVVFVIEGTANLGPYFESLRKNYILPAIEYFNGGPPAETDFGGDYGGTQYGLVVFNTVDCAPESYVQCHAPTSSAFEFVSWIDSIQFMGGGAESCSLIAEGLAVALQLFDDFKKMREQIGQTHKVCVLLCNSPPYLLPAVESVSYTGCTADNLVKIIRDRGIHFSVVAPRKLPALRALYERASSVGGAVESHPDYSQDPFHMVLVRGISLPVSSGGGPGPIKPVVPPQPLPSQPPPPINTAHSYQNAPPMTAAQVAAQMAVEAATIQKSRFPGMVGQGPQFPSQSAIPSPPVKINISTVTTGNQQIMPQPQIPPSQQQPVPPQAQPVPSQQPPPPPPPPQQPVPTQPAVPPAQPNMPGVPGPQGQPQVANKIVAWTGVLEWQEKPKASSMDSNTKLTRSLPCQVHVNQGENLNTDQWPQKLIMQLIPQQLLTTLGHLFRNSRMVQFLFTNKDMESLKGLYRIMTNGFAGCVHFSHTTSPCEVRVLMLLYSSKKKIFMGLIPNDQSGFVNGIRQVITNHKQVQQHRVAAQLGAAGAPMQPGQVAPNQNFLNRPPGPIPVSHGNVQQQPVVVGMPPVSQVSLMEEQQRQSSMMSMRAAVPTNQQQQAGAPPNQVAQSGQAPPQGSILRLSNPGANPQLRSLLLSQQQPQGGVAHMQGMMPHQGLGQQMVHPTPGVGAQMQGQWRQPLGGQILMSGQRGAVPQGGMPQVSSVMEDEILMDLI; this is encoded by the exons ATGGTGGCGGCCTCAGCACTCATGGAAGCATCCAACAAGCCTGGAAACAACCAGGTGGCCGATGTGGTGTTTGTCATCGAAGGCACCGCCAATCTTGGACCCTACTTTGAATCTCTGAGGAAAAATTACATCCTTCCTGCTATTGA ATATTTCAACGGAGGCCctccagcagaaactgattTTGGTGGAGAT TACGGAGGGACGCAGTATGGTCTGGTGGTCTTCAACACGGTGGACTGTGCTCCCGAGTCGTACGTCCAGTGCCACGCTCCAACCAGCTCAGCCTTTGAGTTTGTCTCCTGGATCGACAGCATCCa GTTCATGGGAGGTGGCGCAGAAAGCTGTAGCCTGATCGCAGAGGGGCTCGCCGTTGCCTTGCAGCTCTTTGATGACTTTAAGAAGATGAGAGAACAGAT aggtcagacccacaaggtgtgtgtgttgttgtgcaaCTCTCCTCCGTACCTGCTCCCTGCTGTGGAGAGCGTCAGCTACACCGGCTGCACGGCCGACAACCTGGTCAAAATCATCCGAGAC AGAGGAATTCACTTTTCTGTGGTGGCTCCACGGAAGCTGCCCGCCCTGAGGGCTTTGTATGAGCGGGCGTCTTCTGTTGGGGGTGCCGTTGAATCCCACCCAGACTACAGCCAAGACCCTTTCCACATGGTCCTGGTCAGAGGCATCTCGCTCCCTG TTTCCTCAGGTGGGGGCCCCGGACCCATAAAACCTGTTGTGCCTCCGCAGCCTCTTCcctcacagccccccccacccatcaacACAGCTCACTCTTATCAG AATGCCCCCCCCATGACTGCTGCTCAGGTGGCTGCACAGATGGCTGTGGAGGCAGCCACCATCCAGAAGAGCCGCT tccCAGGAATGGTCGGTCAGGGCCCGCAGTTCCCCAGCCAGTCGGCCATCCCGTCTCCCCCGGTCAAGATCAACATTTCAACAGTCACCACAGGAAACCAGCAAATCATGCCGCAGCCTCAAATCCCCCCCAGTCAGCAGCAGCCGGTTCCCCCCCAAGCTCAGCCGGTACCCAGtcagcagccgccgccgccgccgccgcctccgcaGCAGCCCGTTCCCACTCAACCCGCCGTTCCCCCTGCACAGCCCAACATG CCCGGCGTTCCTGGACCTCAAGGACAGCCTCAAGTGGCCAACAAGATCGTGGCCTGGACCGGCGTCCTGGAGTGGCAGGAG AAGCCTAAAGCCTCCTCCATGGATTCCAACACCAAACTGACGCGCTCTCTGCCGTGTCAGGTGCACGTGAACCAGGGGGAGAACCT GAACACGGACCAGTGGCCGCAGAAGCTCATCATGCAGCTGATTCCACAGCAGCTTCTG ACCACTTTAGGTCACTTGTTCAGGAACTCTCGAATGGTTCAGTTCCTCTTCACCAACAAAGACATGGAGTCGCTCAAAGGCCTCTACCGCATCATGACCAACGGTTTC GCCGGCTGCGTGCACTTCTCCCACACGACGTCGCCCTGCGAGGTGCgagtgctgatgctgctctacTCCTCCAAAAAGAAGATATTCATGGGCCTCATCCCCAACGATCAGAGCGGCTTTGTCAACGGCATCCGGCaggtcatcaccaaccacaagcaggtccagcagcacaGAGTGGCGGCG CAGTTGGGGGCTGCGGGGGCTCCCATGCAGCCGGGTCAGGTGGCGCCCAACCAGAACTTCCTGAACAGACCCCCCGGTCCCATTCCCGTGTCCCACGGCAACGTCCAGCAGCAG cctgtggtGGTGGGCATGCCCCCCGTTAGTCAGGTCTCtctgatggaggagcagcagaggcagagcagcatg ATGTCCATGAGAGCAGCCGTGCCGacaaaccaacagcagcaggctggcgCCCCCCCCAATCAGGTGGCACAGAGTGGACAAGCGCCCCCTCAGGGGTCCATCCTCCGCCTCTCCAACCCGGGGGCCAACCCGCAGCTGCgcagcctcctcctcagccagcagcagccg cagggcggcgtggcCCACATGCAGGGCATGATGCCCCACCAGGGCTTGGGCCAGCAGATGGTCCACCCGACGCCAGGAGTCGGCGCTCAGATGCAGGGCCAGTGGAGGCAGCCTTTGGGAG GTCAGATCCTGATGTCGGGTCAGCGAGGCGCCGTGCCGCAGGGCGGGATGCCCCAGGTCTCCAGCGTCATGGAGGACGAAATCCTCATGGACCTCATCTGA